The sequence AGATCACCGCCGAGGCACTGGCCGGCGCGACCCGCGAGCGACAGATGGCGCTGCTGAGCCAGATCGGCCGCGAACAGCGCATGCGCCTGCGGATGTACGACGCCGGAGGCGCGCTGATCGCCGACAGTTTCGAACTGGACGAGCCATCCTTCACCTTCGACGACCCGGTGGCCGAACCGCTGATGGAGGACCTGGCGAGGTGGACCGACAGCGCGGTGAACTTCGCGGTCGGGGCGCCCTCGCCTCCGCTCTATGCCGAGCCGACCGATACCCATGCCGACAACTGGCCCGAACTCGCCCGGGTCCGCCAGCAGGGGCTGACCCAGATCGAATTGCGACGCGCGCCGGATGGCACGCCGGTTATCAATGCCGCCGCGCCACTCGGCCTGAATGGCGCCAGCCTGCTTACCACCCGCAATGCGGCGGACATCACTGCGGCGGTGCGGGCAGCCCGCTCCAGCCTGATGACCATCATCTTCCTGGCCCTCGTCGTGTCGACCGTGCTCTCGCTCTACCTGGCGAACACCATCATCGATCCGCTGCGCAAGCTGGTGCACGCCACCCAGCGTGTGCGCCTTGGGCGCGACCGCGACGTGGAAGTGCCGCGCATGGACGAGCGCGGCGATGAAATCGGCCAGCTTGCCCGCGCCGTGTCGGATATGACCGCCACGCTGCGCCACCGCATCGACGCCGTGGAAAGCTTCGCGGCGGACGTGGCGCACGAGATCAAGAACCCCCTCGCCTCCCTGCGCAGCGCCACCGAGAGCCTGCCCAAGGTGGAAGACCCCGACCTGCGCGCCCAACTGGTGGACGTGGCGGCGCATGACGTGCGCCGCATCGATCGCCTGGTGACCGAGATTTCCGAAGCCAGCCGGATCGATGCCGAACTCAGCCGCGCCACCTTCGAGCCGGTGGAACTGGGCACGCTGTTCGCCAACGTCGTGGCCCGCAAGATCGAGCGCGGCGAAACCAAGGGCTGCACCGTCACCATCCAGCGGCAGACGACCAGGGACACGGTGATGGGGGTGCCCATCCGGCTGGAGCGCGTGGCGGAGAACCTGCTCGACAATGCCGTCTCCTTCTCCCCCGAGAAAGGACGCATCCTGATCACCATCGTCCGCGACAACGGCCGCATTCGCGCCATGGTGTCGGACGAAGGCCCCGGCATTCCCGAAGGGGAACGCGAGAAGGTGTTCAGGCGCTTCCACTCGCATCGCCCGGAAGGGGAGGAATATGGCAACCACTCGGGCCTCGGCCTCGCCATCGGGCGCACGATCGCCGAGGCGCATGACGGCAGCCTTACCGTGGCCGACAACGAAGCTCTTGGCGGGGCGTGCATGATGCTGGAGCTGCCTGCGGCATGAGCGAAGTGATGCCCAACGTTAGCTGCGTCGCCATGCGCGGGCGGGCCCTGCTAATCACCGGCGCGCCGGGAAGCGGCAAGTCCAGCCTGGCGCTGGCCCTGCTTGATCGCGGCGGCGAACTGATCGGCGATGACGGTGTCACCCTGTCGCAAGTCGGCGAACTGGTGGTGGCGACCCCGCCGCCCAATACCGAAGGCCTGATCGAGATCCGCAATGTCGGCCTGCTGGAAGTGCCGACCACGCGCGCGCCGGTGGCCATCGTCATCAACCTCACTACCGCTGCCGAGCGCCTGCCGTTGGGCCACGGCATGGCAATCCTGCTGGGCCACCAGGTGCCGCAGGTGGACCTCTATCCCGACACGCCGGCCCTGCCCCTGCGCGCCGAAGCCGCGCTGGAAATGCACGGTCTCGATTAGGCACTGGCCGGAAGTCGCTCTTCACATTTGCCGGTCAAGCGCGCAGATGGCGCAGACATGGTCAACGAAACGCCAGAGTCGCAGCAGCGGATTTTGCTCGTCACCGGGATGCTCGGTGCGGGCAAGACCACGGCACTGCGCGAGCTGGAAGACCTTGGCTGGGAGTCGATCGACAACTTCCCCATCCGCCTGCTCGATCGCCTGGTTGGCGCCGATGCCGACGGACATTCGCTCGCCCTCGGCTTCGATTGCCGCACGCGCGGCTTCGTGCCGGCCGAGATCATCGAGCAGGTGAAGCACTGGGTGGAGCACAATGGCCTGTCCATCACCACCCTCTTCCTCGACTGCGCCGGGCACGAGCTGGAGCGCCGCTTCAACGAGACGCGGCGGCGGCATTTCCTGGCCGGCGACCTGCCCGCGTCATCGGGCATCGCGGCGGAGCGCGAACTGCTGGCCCCGCTGCGGCGCTGGGCGGACGTGCTGATCGACACCACCGATTTCACCACCAATGACCTCAAGCAGACCATCCGCGAGCAGTTCCGGCAGAACGCGCCGCAGCAGATGACGGTCACGGTTTCCAGCTTCGGCTTCTCTCGCGGCAAACCGCCCACGGCCGACCTGGTGTTCGACATGCGCTATCTCGACAACCCGCACTGGGTGGAGGGCCTGCGCGAACAGACCGGGCTGGACCCGGCGGTTGGCGATTTCATCGCCCGCAGCACCGTGTTCGATTCCACTTTCGAGAAGATCCGCACCCTGCTGCTGGAACTGCTTCCCCACTATGCCGAGCAGGGCAAGACCTATGTAAACATCGCCTTCGGCTGCACCGGCGGCAGGCATCGATCTGTTTACACGGCCGAGAGAATCGCGCAGGCCTTGCGCGAAGGTGGCTTTTCGCCCACCGTATTGCACCGCAACCTAGGATCGCGGGCGGAAGACCTGGTGGAAGGGACACAGCATCCGTGACCGCAAACGCATCCCCCAAGACACGCTTCGAGAGCAAGAAGACCCCCATTTCCCGATGATTGGACTGATTCTCGTCACCCACGGCCAGCTGGCCGAGGAATTCGTATCCGCCATGGAACACGTGGTGGGGCACCAGGATGCCATTGCCACGATCTGCATCGGGCCGAGCGACGACATGGAAATGCGTCGCCAGGAAATCGCCGACGCGATCGAAAAGGTGGATACCGGCTCCGGCGCGATCCTGCTGACGGACCTGTTCGGCGGCACGCCGTCGAACCTTGCCATTTCGCTGCTGGAGCCCGGACGCACGGAAGTGATCGCCGGGATCAACTTGCCGATGCTGATTCGCCTCGCCGGTGCGCGCAAGGAGCTGTCGCTGCTGAAGGCCGCGCAGGCCGCGCGCGAGGCCGGGCGCAACTACATCACGCTCGCTTCCGAATTCCTTGGTCAGGACGCCTGAGGGATCGGCTGCATGCGTGAAGCGAGCAAGGACGTCGTCATTCCCAACAAGCGCGGCCTGCACGCCCGTGCCAGCGCCAAGTTCGTGGCTGCCGTCGCGGAGATGGACGGTCACACGGTCAGCGTCGCCAAGGACGGGCAGGAAGCCGCCGGCGGCTCCATCCTCGGGTTGATGATGCTGGGCGCGGCGATGGGCGATACCGTAACCCTGCGCGTGGCCGGGCCGGCCGCCGACGACAAGCTTGGCGAGCTCGTGGCGCTGGTCGAAGGCAAGTTCGGCGAAGACTGATGCCTTCCCCCAACCCGCGCGAGTCCAGGCGCGAGATCACCGGCTTTTCCAATCCCACGGTCAAATACCTGCGGAGCCTGCGCGACAAGAAGCACCGCAAGCGCGAGGGCGTGTTCCTGGCCGAGGGCCTCCGCCTGCTGACCGACGCCCTCGAATGCGGCCATGTGCCGAAGACACTGGTGATGGCATCGGCACGCGATCCGCACCCGCTGATCGATGCGCTGGAAACGGCCGTGGATGCCGCGGGCGGCGACATCATCGTTACCACGCCCGACATTCTCGGCAAGATCACCGGCAAGGACAATCCGCAGGCCGTGGCCGGCGTGTTCGACGAGTTCGATACCTCGCTGGCCAGCCTTGACCGCAGCGCGGCGAAGATCTGGCTGGTGGCGCAGGCGCTGCGCGATCCGGGCAACCTCGGCACCATGCTGCGCACCGGCGATGCGGTGGGCGCTGGCGGCCTGATCCTGATCGACGATTGCGCCGACCCGTTCAGCGTGGAAGCCGTGCGCGCCAGCATGGGCGCGGTGTTCACGCAGTCCGTGGCGCGGGCATCGTGGGACGAGTTCATCGGCTGGCTCCGACAAGGCGAAGGCCAGCTGGTCGCTGCCAGCTTGCGCGATGCCGTGCCCTATCGCGGCGCGCCCTATGCCGCGCCGTGCTTCGTGATGGTGGGTAACGAATCGCAAGGCCTGCCCGAGGACTACGAGGCCGCCTGCGACCTGCGCGTAACCATGCCCATGCGCGGGCGCGCGGACAGCCTCAATGCGGCGGTGGCGGCGGCGGTGCTGGCCTACGAGGTGCTCGATACACTCGAGCGTTAGTGGTTATCCGCCCTTCTCCAGCTCCCGGCGACGTCAGCCTGCGCGCCTGAACGGCCGGTCCACGACGAAGGCGATCACGGTCACGGCAAGCGCGATCACGTTCCCCCACCACGGCGGAGATGCCGGAGTGTTGTCGAGCACGGAGATGGTCGCCAGCAGCGTTGGCAGATAGAAGATCAGCAGCAGGCAAGGCACCATGAACCGTGCCCACTGTTCGCCGCGCCTTATCGGGACCATGACCAGCCAGAGCACGGCCACGCCCAAGGCTACCCATCCGGCCCCGGCCACGTCGAGCAATGCCAGATAGAGCACCTGCTCCTCGCCGGACAGCACGGTCCAGTCCCTGCCGATCGCCACCGCATGATAGGGCATGAAGCGGGGAGTGAGGATATAGAGCGAGCCCATCGCGACGCTGACGATCCCGACGACGCTGTACAAGAGTAGGACGAGCCACCTCACCGCTGTTCTCCTTGGCGACAAGAGCCGGGACATTGGTCTCCAACGATAGCGGCGATCAGCCGGGCAGGCCACATCACGGCCATGCGCTCAGCGCGGCAGCCGTCAGCCAATCCAAAGACGACCGTCGGGACTACGAGGCCTCCTCGCTCTCGTCATTCCCGATCAGCAGGGCCTCGGCCGGCTCCGCCAGATCGGACAGTCCGTAGGTCGGGCTCTTCTCGATCTGGTCGACCTGCTCGATCTCCTTCTTGCCGATCTCGATACCCTTCTCCGCCAGGCGGCGACCGGACGAGAGGACATTGCGCTCGAAGCTGCCGACGAACTTGTTGTAGTTGTTCACCGCGCTTTCGAGGCCGCCACCCATGCGCTTGAGGTGCTCGGAGGCGACGCGCAGGCGATCGTAGAGTTCGGCACCCATCCGGCCGATTTCCTGCGCTTCCTGCGCCAGCGCGTCCTGCCGCCAGACCTGTGCCACCGTCCGCGCGATGGCGACGAGGTTGGTCGGCGTTGCCAGCAGCACCTTGTTGTCGAAGGCGAAGTCCCACAGCTCCGGATCGGCCTCCAGCGCGGCGGCAACGAAATGCTCACCGGGCACGAACATCACCACGTAGTCAGGCGCTTCCTCGAACTGGCTCTGGTAGCTCTTGGCGCCCAGCGTCTGCACGTGGCCACGCATGGATTTCGCGTGCAGCGACAGGTGGCGCTTGCGCTCTTCCTCGTCCTCCGCCTCGAACGCGGCCTGGTAGGCATTGAGCGAGACCTTGGAGTCGATCACCAGCTTCTTCTGCCCCGGCACGTTGACGATGGCGTCGGGCCGCAGCCGCCCCTCTTCGGTCTCGAGCGAGTGTTCGAGGTGGAAATCGGTGTGTTCGGCCAGCCCGCATTGCTCGAGCAGGTTCTGCAGTGCCCGTTCGCCCCAGCGGCCCCGCGCCTTGGGCGCATTGGTGAGCGAATTGCCCAGCCGCTGGGCCTCGCGCCGCACCTCTTCCTGCCCCAGCCGCATGGTCTCGATCTGCTGGTGCAGCTTGGCGAAGGCATCGGTGCGCTGCCGTTCCAGCGCCCCGACCTGGTCCTCGTATTTCTGCAACCGCTCGCTGACCGGCTTGAGCAGGTTGGCCACGGCTTCCTTGCTGGCCTTTTCCGCATGGCCCAGCCGCTCCGCCGCATCGGCGATGAACTTCTCCTGCGCCTTGGTCAGCACCTCGGCTCCGGTCGCCTTGAACTGGGTGAGCAGTTCCTCGCGCGCTTCCTTCATCGCTTCGATCTGCTTGTCGAAGTTCTCCGCATTGGCGCGCAGCGTGGCGATCTCGATGCGCGAGTCGCCAAGCTCCTTCGTCGCCTGGGCGAACTTGCCCTCGATTTCGGCCAGGCTCGCTCGCCCCTTCTCCAGCTCGGCATCGCGCGCGGCCAGCTCTGCCTGCAGTCCGGCAACCGGCCGCGTGCCGACAAACCAGCCGAGCGCGGCAGCGAGAATCGCCACCACCAGGCCGACGAGAAGGATGATCGGGTCCATAAGGTCCTCAAAAGCACGTAGAAGAACGAAAAGTGAACTTAACGCCTGTGCCATGGTTCGACAAGCGCCAGCCGCAGGCAGTCCACCACCGCAAGCAAAAAGCCCTTGTGGACTCGACCCGAAAAATCGTATGCGATGCTTACAAATTCAGAATTGCGAAATTTTCGCGATTGTGAAATAAGGGGCGGAATAGAAATCGCCCCAGCGACACAGAGAGGATCACGTCATGCCGACCGATATCGAAATCGCCCGCCAAGCCACGCTTATTCCGATCACCGAGGTCGCCAAGAATGCCGGCGTGCCCGATGACGCGCTCATCCCCTACGGCAAGTACAAGGCGAAGGTCGACACTTCCGCCCTGCCGCAGGCCGAAAACGGCAAGCT is a genomic window of Aurantiacibacter sp. MUD11 containing:
- a CDS encoding stimulus-sensing domain-containing protein, with amino-acid sequence MADKAGGASKAARRLAYPLGRSLTARILAVNLIPLLVLAGSLFFLDSYRRQLLDERYKLARIEAQITAEALAGATRERQMALLSQIGREQRMRLRMYDAGGALIADSFELDEPSFTFDDPVAEPLMEDLARWTDSAVNFAVGAPSPPLYAEPTDTHADNWPELARVRQQGLTQIELRRAPDGTPVINAAAPLGLNGASLLTTRNAADITAAVRAARSSLMTIIFLALVVSTVLSLYLANTIIDPLRKLVHATQRVRLGRDRDVEVPRMDERGDEIGQLARAVSDMTATLRHRIDAVESFAADVAHEIKNPLASLRSATESLPKVEDPDLRAQLVDVAAHDVRRIDRLVTEISEASRIDAELSRATFEPVELGTLFANVVARKIERGETKGCTVTIQRQTTRDTVMGVPIRLERVAENLLDNAVSFSPEKGRILITIVRDNGRIRAMVSDEGPGIPEGEREKVFRRFHSHRPEGEEYGNHSGLGLAIGRTIAEAHDGSLTVADNEALGGACMMLELPAA
- a CDS encoding HPr kinase/phosphorylase, which produces MSEVMPNVSCVAMRGRALLITGAPGSGKSSLALALLDRGGELIGDDGVTLSQVGELVVATPPPNTEGLIEIRNVGLLEVPTTRAPVAIVINLTTAAERLPLGHGMAILLGHQVPQVDLYPDTPALPLRAEAALEMHGLD
- the rapZ gene encoding RNase adapter RapZ; this encodes MVNETPESQQRILLVTGMLGAGKTTALRELEDLGWESIDNFPIRLLDRLVGADADGHSLALGFDCRTRGFVPAEIIEQVKHWVEHNGLSITTLFLDCAGHELERRFNETRRRHFLAGDLPASSGIAAERELLAPLRRWADVLIDTTDFTTNDLKQTIREQFRQNAPQQMTVTVSSFGFSRGKPPTADLVFDMRYLDNPHWVEGLREQTGLDPAVGDFIARSTVFDSTFEKIRTLLLELLPHYAEQGKTYVNIAFGCTGGRHRSVYTAERIAQALREGGFSPTVLHRNLGSRAEDLVEGTQHP
- a CDS encoding PTS sugar transporter subunit IIA; translated protein: MIGLILVTHGQLAEEFVSAMEHVVGHQDAIATICIGPSDDMEMRRQEIADAIEKVDTGSGAILLTDLFGGTPSNLAISLLEPGRTEVIAGINLPMLIRLAGARKELSLLKAAQAAREAGRNYITLASEFLGQDA
- a CDS encoding HPr family phosphocarrier protein, with protein sequence MREASKDVVIPNKRGLHARASAKFVAAVAEMDGHTVSVAKDGQEAAGGSILGLMMLGAAMGDTVTLRVAGPAADDKLGELVALVEGKFGED
- a CDS encoding TrmH family RNA methyltransferase, translated to MPSPNPRESRREITGFSNPTVKYLRSLRDKKHRKREGVFLAEGLRLLTDALECGHVPKTLVMASARDPHPLIDALETAVDAAGGDIIVTTPDILGKITGKDNPQAVAGVFDEFDTSLASLDRSAAKIWLVAQALRDPGNLGTMLRTGDAVGAGGLILIDDCADPFSVEAVRASMGAVFTQSVARASWDEFIGWLRQGEGQLVAASLRDAVPYRGAPYAAPCFVMVGNESQGLPEDYEAACDLRVTMPMRGRADSLNAAVAAAVLAYEVLDTLER
- the rmuC gene encoding DNA recombination protein RmuC → MDPIILLVGLVVAILAAALGWFVGTRPVAGLQAELAARDAELEKGRASLAEIEGKFAQATKELGDSRIEIATLRANAENFDKQIEAMKEAREELLTQFKATGAEVLTKAQEKFIADAAERLGHAEKASKEAVANLLKPVSERLQKYEDQVGALERQRTDAFAKLHQQIETMRLGQEEVRREAQRLGNSLTNAPKARGRWGERALQNLLEQCGLAEHTDFHLEHSLETEEGRLRPDAIVNVPGQKKLVIDSKVSLNAYQAAFEAEDEEERKRHLSLHAKSMRGHVQTLGAKSYQSQFEEAPDYVVMFVPGEHFVAAALEADPELWDFAFDNKVLLATPTNLVAIARTVAQVWRQDALAQEAQEIGRMGAELYDRLRVASEHLKRMGGGLESAVNNYNKFVGSFERNVLSSGRRLAEKGIEIGKKEIEQVDQIEKSPTYGLSDLAEPAEALLIGNDESEEAS